DNA from Herpetosiphonaceae bacterium:
ACCTGGTCAATCTCGATGCCGTTCGCTGCGGCTCCGGCGAGCAGCATAACCTCAACGCTCGGCGCGTCGGTGTCGAGCGTGACCGTCTGCCTCCAGTCGCCCGTGCCTATCCACTCCACGCTGGCCGTCGCCGCCCCTGCCAGCAGCTCAAGTCGGTGCGGGCCGGTCGTGTAGGCGCTGCCGGTGAGGGTGATCGTCACGGGACCGGCAGCGCGTGGCAGGGTGGCTGTGAGCGGGATACTGATCGGCCCTCCTGCCTGCTCCGGGCCGCTGCGCAGCTCAGCCGCAAACCAGTGATCGCCGTCCGGTCCGGGCAACGTCGAGTCGTAGATCGCGCGCGGCTGCCACCTTCCCGACTCCTGCGCCGTCGTCCGCAGCGGGGCGCTGCCTGCGCCTGCCGCCCTGACCGCCATGCGGCGGCCTGGCTGGTCCTCGACGGTCAGCCAGTAGGTGCTGGCCGCATTCCAGCGATCGCCGACCTCTGGGGCGTAGAAGCGCAGCTCGTCGTCGGCATCAAGTCGCCCGTCCGCCGCGCCGATGAGCTGGATCGCGACGTCCTGGCCCGCATGCGCGAGGTGCAGCCGCGCCGGATCGAGTGAGGTGCCGCTTGGGATGTTGCGTGTGAGTGCCGCGCCGCTGATGTGCTGCATCCCGGCCTCGCGGACAAGGACCCGGAGCGCTGGGCGGCTTGCGGCGGGGTTGGTTGGGGCTGTGCTGGCGCTGGGCCACCACGTCGTGCTGGCCTGCATCGTGTCGCCCACGCGCTGCGCACCGGGGATCGTCGCTTCGAGGTGGGTGAGCTGGCAGAGCCTACCTTCGTGCTCGAAGATCGACACGACGGCGAAGACGGCCAGGCGCTGGCCGCGGCTCATGCCCTCGCGGAGCCGGGTGATCGGCGTGGTTGGGATCGCCCGTTTGCTGGGCACGGTGAGATCCGGGCGCGCCTGCCCGTTGGCCTGGGGGATGGGGCGGGTGCTCGGCCTGAGCTGACCGGCCCACGGGCGACAGTCCAGGGTGGAGATGAGCGGGTGGGCTGGTGTGGTGTGCGCAAGGTGTACAACAACGAGCTGGGCCGGGATCTCGGTGCCGCCGATTTCGATGGTGGGCCAGGTAGCTTGGTCTGTACCGGCGACGGTAATACGGACGCCGGTCGCGGCCTCCCGGATCTGGAGCTGCGGCGCGACCGGCTGGGCGGTGATCGTAGCGTTGGGGCTGCTCAAGACAAGGGCAGCGATGAATAAGAAAAAGAGTGTGATATGCTGCATAGTTGCGTGGAGAAGCTAAGATTATCGGTACAAAACAAGTGCGACATATAAGAGAGGTAGATGGACAGACCAAATCTATGTTTGACTACTAAGGTTAGAAGCACCTGCTGATGAATCAGGGTTTTTTTTCACCTTCTCTGCTTGATTGAAGAAATTGTTGGCTTTCTCCTGATCACCTAACACTTGGTACACCCGCCCGATCTGGTGCAATGTCCGAGCTAAGTCGGCTGGCTGACCGTGCGCTTCCTTGAGCACCCGCGCCTGCGCGTAGTAGTCCAATGCCTCCGCCCACTGCTCCTGTTCCTGGTACACCCGCCCGATCTCGTGCAATGTCGCAGCTAAGTCGGCTGGCTGACCGTGCGCTTCCTCCAACACCCGCGCCTGCGCGTAGTAGTCCAATGCCTCCGCCCACTGCTCCTGTGCCGCGTACACCCGCCCGATCTCGTGCAACGTCACCGCTAAGGCGGCTGGCTGACCGTGCGCTTCCTCCAACACCCGCGCCTGCGCGTAGTAGTCCAATGCCTCCGCCCACTGCTCCTGTGCCGCGTACACCACCCCGATCTCATGCCAGAGCAATCCCCGAACACGTTGCATTGCCGTATCATGATATGGTGCTACCACTGCAAGTGCTTCCTGAGTCCACTGTTCGGCTTGCCCCCAGTTGCCACGCAGATTCGTTCTATTTGCCATATGAGCTAACGTTTCCGCGATCGCAAGCGGACTCCCCGCTCGTTCTGCGAGTGAGCGTGCCCGATCAAACGTTGCAAACGCCAGATCGTCAGGGACATAGCTCCACATTGCAGCAGCGACCTTCAGCCAGGCATCGTGGGCCGTTAACCACGTACCGTGCTGTTCCGCATAGTGCGTTGCATCCCGTGCGTGCCCCTCTAAGACACTGATGTGCGCCCACTGATCCCAGAGGTGGCGCTGCATTCGGGCCAATGACTCCCGCCCAATCTGCTCCCATAATCCGATGATCACCATTGCTCGCTGCCAGACATAGCGGCCATAGGTCGCTTCTAACGCGGTAGCGAGCGCTACCACCATTTCCTGACGTGCCTCCACTGACCATCCTTCGTGAAAGAGATGCCACCAGATCGGCAGCCTGAATCGGTAGCAGTATAACCACTGGGTCCCTGTCTCGGTCGGGACACCGACCACATCACCCGGCTCATGGATCAGCATCCCAGCCTGTACCAGGGCATCGAATATTTCCTCAAGTTCATCGTCATACGAGAAGCCGCACGCCTTCGCCACAGCCATCCCCGTAAAGGTTCGGCCTTCGAGGGCAGCAATCCCTAAGATATAGTCGAGCGCCGTCCGGGGATCTTCCTCCTCGTTGAGGAGGACCGCCAGCATGTCCAGTACATCGGGGTAGGCATCCAGCAGCGTATCTCGCACTGCTTCCACATGCTGGGCACTCCGCGCACCATACGGGGTAAACCGCCACGGTTCGACAAATCCATCCCCTGTCAGGATCGGCGTTCGTTCCCCTCCGCGCGTTGCCTTGTGCGCGCTGTTCCGCCAGTCCCGCCACAGCGCTTGTACCATCAGCGGCCATCCCCCGGAAAGCACATGCAACTGATCGATGACCGCATCATCAACTGGCTGATGAATATAGTGCGCCACATCTGTCTTACTGACCGGCCCTAGATGCCAATTCTGGACAATCCCTGCCTCCACCAGCGAGCGCACGCTCCATTGCAACGTGGTGGCTTGGTACTCCTGAAGCAGCATAAGTGAGCGGGGCGACTCCATGCTGATAAGGAGCAGTACCGGCCACCGATCATAGATGAACTGCGCCAACTCGATGACGACCTCCACCCACTGACGATCGAGATCTGGGGCATCGACGCCCGTAATATGGAGCGCAAAGGGGGCTGCCCCCGCTGCATCGGCCACAAGGGGGAGAAGATCAAGCGGTGTGATTGATGCACTCAGGCGGGCTGTTCGTGCCTGCCGTTGTGCCTCTGGCAGCAGACTCGTGAGGACGGCCACGATCGTCCCGATCGGAAACGGCAGGCGCTGCGCAATGTCCCCCAAGAACGCCCGGCGTGCTACATCGCCCTGTGCCTCCCAGCGGAGGAGTGCCTGTGTGTCTTCCGGTGGTGGTGTTTGATAGAGCTTGCCTGCGGGAGCGGCGATCTCGTAACTCCGGGGCAGCTTATATAGACTTTCCCACAAGGCAAAGCGCGCAAGGGCCGCCCTGCCACTTCCCAGCGGCCCGGTAATAACAATGGTTCGCCCTCGTCGGTTGGGTATGTCCTCTCTGAGCATCTGCTCCAGCATGCGCTGCTCCGGCACCCGCCCGATGAGTCGCTGAAGCTGCCACTGCTGACGGAGCACCACGGAAGGCGGCTGCGCCATCGCCTATTCCTTTCTGCACCAGCGATTGAAGCTCTGGAATACCTGGGAGTAACGTGTAGTATAGGACGAGCAGGGAGATCTGAGAAGATGCTCCGTGCTCGCGCACCGCTCGGCGGTCTAAACCGGCAAATCGTCCGTCT
Protein-coding regions in this window:
- a CDS encoding tetratricopeptide repeat protein; amino-acid sequence: MLEQMLREDIPNRRGRTIVITGPLGSGRAALARFALWESLYKLPRSYEIAAPAGKLYQTPPPEDTQALLRWEAQGDVARRAFLGDIAQRLPFPIGTIVAVLTSLLPEAQRQARTARLSASITPLDLLPLVADAAGAAPFALHITGVDAPDLDRQWVEVVIELAQFIYDRWPVLLLISMESPRSLMLLQEYQATTLQWSVRSLVEAGIVQNWHLGPVSKTDVAHYIHQPVDDAVIDQLHVLSGGWPLMVQALWRDWRNSAHKATRGGERTPILTGDGFVEPWRFTPYGARSAQHVEAVRDTLLDAYPDVLDMLAVLLNEEEDPRTALDYILGIAALEGRTFTGMAVAKACGFSYDDELEEIFDALVQAGMLIHEPGDVVGVPTETGTQWLYCYRFRLPIWWHLFHEGWSVEARQEMVVALATALEATYGRYVWQRAMVIIGLWEQIGRESLARMQRHLWDQWAHISVLEGHARDATHYAEQHGTWLTAHDAWLKVAAAMWSYVPDDLAFATFDRARSLAERAGSPLAIAETLAHMANRTNLRGNWGQAEQWTQEALAVVAPYHDTAMQRVRGLLWHEIGVVYAAQEQWAEALDYYAQARVLEEAHGQPAALAVTLHEIGRVYAAQEQWAEALDYYAQARVLEEAHGQPADLAATLHEIGRVYQEQEQWAEALDYYAQARVLKEAHGQPADLARTLHQIGRVYQVLGDQEKANNFFNQAEKVKKNPDSSAGASNLSSQT